The Gemmata palustris genome includes a region encoding these proteins:
- a CDS encoding four-helix bundle copper-binding protein, whose translation MNHTKLLGVLGLLAVSFAVAGTAVAIGGKPPVETPAAAVPVPAEDRAVDPKMSQFMDCAKACDDCARVCNLCAAHCTKMAVDGQKEHLATVRTCTDCASICTSASAIVIKSGPFSDLICTACVEACKRCGDACEKHADHDPIMKQCMDECRKCEKACRIMMKNTIKPEK comes from the coding sequence ATGAATCACACCAAGTTGCTCGGGGTGTTGGGACTGTTGGCGGTTTCGTTCGCGGTCGCGGGTACCGCGGTCGCGATCGGTGGGAAACCTCCGGTCGAAACGCCCGCCGCAGCGGTGCCCGTTCCGGCGGAAGACCGGGCCGTTGACCCCAAGATGTCGCAGTTCATGGACTGTGCGAAAGCGTGCGACGACTGCGCACGGGTGTGCAATCTGTGCGCGGCTCACTGCACGAAAATGGCGGTCGACGGGCAAAAAGAGCACCTCGCTACCGTGCGCACCTGCACGGACTGTGCGAGCATCTGCACCTCCGCGTCCGCGATCGTCATCAAGAGCGGACCGTTCTCGGACCTGATCTGTACCGCGTGCGTCGAGGCGTGCAAACGCTGTGGGGATGCGTGCGAAAAGCACGCCGATCACGACCCGATCATGAAACAGTGCATGGACGAGTGCCGAAAGTGCGAGAAGGCGTGCCGCATCATGATGAAGAACACCATCAAGCCCGAGAAGTAA
- a CDS encoding dihydrofolate reductase family protein, which translates to MRKICYSVAMSLDGFVAGPNGEADWIVMDPEIDFGSIFARFDTVLMGRRTFELTQAQGHGSVMPGVKSVVVSRTLRPQNHPGVTIISADLGGALTQLRSAPGKDIWLFGGGTLFRSALDLGHVDTVEVAVIPVLLGGGVPLLPPGEGRTRLRLVSSRAYKTTGTVALEYAVERS; encoded by the coding sequence ATGCGAAAGATCTGCTACTCGGTCGCGATGAGTTTGGACGGGTTCGTCGCGGGTCCGAACGGCGAAGCCGACTGGATCGTGATGGACCCCGAAATCGACTTCGGGTCCATATTCGCCCGGTTCGATACCGTGCTGATGGGCCGGCGAACGTTCGAGCTCACGCAGGCACAGGGGCACGGCAGTGTAATGCCTGGGGTTAAGTCGGTGGTCGTTTCGCGCACGCTGCGCCCGCAGAACCACCCCGGCGTCACGATCATCAGTGCCGACCTCGGCGGCGCACTGACACAATTGCGGTCCGCGCCGGGCAAAGACATCTGGCTGTTTGGAGGCGGGACACTGTTCCGCAGCGCGCTGGATTTGGGGCACGTGGACACGGTCGAAGTCGCCGTGATTCCCGTGCTCCTCGGCGGTGGCGTTCCGTTGCTACCGCCCGGCGAGGGCCGAACGCGCTTGCGTTTGGTGAGCAGCCGAGCTTACAAAACAACCGGGACTGTTGCACTGGAATACGCCGTCGAACGCTCCTGA
- a CDS encoding zinc ribbon domain-containing protein has protein sequence MPLIDCPACGHRISSEAVACPQCGHPNRPAQSSPAPQTGPTCCRCSALATTRCQGCNMFCCPRHVQSIYVQHGRGGANELRCPSCYESAMTLTIFGFVFAAVVVVIMLIVVTGMSSR, from the coding sequence ATGCCGTTGATCGATTGCCCCGCGTGCGGCCATCGGATATCAAGTGAAGCGGTCGCGTGTCCCCAATGCGGGCACCCGAACCGTCCGGCTCAGTCGTCCCCCGCGCCGCAGACCGGGCCGACGTGTTGCCGGTGCTCAGCACTAGCAACGACGCGGTGCCAGGGGTGCAACATGTTCTGCTGCCCGCGCCACGTTCAGTCGATCTACGTCCAACATGGTCGAGGCGGGGCGAACGAACTGCGGTGTCCGAGTTGCTACGAATCTGCAATGACCTTGACGATATTTGGTTTCGTATTTGCGGCGGTCGTCGTAGTTATCATGCTGATCGTCGTAACGGGAATGTCATCACGGTAA
- a CDS encoding DUF72 domain-containing protein has protein sequence MNFFVGTSGYSYKEWKGSFYPDKLSANKMLGYYGERFRTVEINNTFYRAPAVSVLETWASQVPVNFRFVLKAPQEITHVKRLANSCGLVSSLVASAGALGERLGPILFQLPPTFRKDTAALSDFLAYLPPCRVTFEFRHQSWFDDEVYELLRDHQAAMCVADAEDDLDVPFVSTADWGYLRLRRPDYDDTALREWAARMGGQGWRECFVFFKHEDAGAGPRMASRLLELIAEGVPQKRVA, from the coding sequence GTGAATTTCTTCGTTGGCACCAGCGGCTACTCGTACAAGGAGTGGAAGGGGAGCTTCTACCCCGACAAGCTCTCGGCCAACAAGATGCTCGGTTACTACGGCGAGCGGTTCCGCACGGTGGAAATCAACAACACGTTCTATCGCGCGCCCGCGGTGTCTGTTCTGGAAACGTGGGCGAGCCAGGTGCCCGTGAACTTCCGGTTCGTGCTGAAGGCGCCGCAAGAAATTACGCACGTGAAACGGCTCGCGAATTCGTGTGGGCTGGTGTCTTCACTGGTCGCAAGTGCGGGCGCTCTCGGCGAACGGCTGGGGCCGATCCTGTTTCAGTTGCCGCCAACGTTCCGCAAAGACACTGCGGCCCTCTCCGACTTCCTCGCGTACCTGCCGCCGTGTCGCGTGACGTTCGAGTTCCGTCACCAGTCGTGGTTCGACGACGAGGTATACGAGTTGCTCCGCGATCATCAGGCGGCCATGTGCGTGGCCGACGCAGAGGACGATCTGGACGTTCCCTTCGTTTCGACGGCAGATTGGGGCTACCTCCGATTGCGCCGGCCCGATTACGACGACACCGCGTTGCGGGAGTGGGCCGCGCGAATGGGGGGGCAAGGCTGGCGCGAGTGCTTCGTGTTCTTCAAACACGAAGACGCCGGGGCGGGACCGC